One Romeriopsis navalis LEGE 11480 genomic window, TGGCAGTAGGCATTGTTATTCCCATTCTGGGTTTTGCCCATTTCATCACCGCTGAGCAACATGGGTACGCCTTGGGACAGCAGCAATGTCGCTAACATATTCCGGCGTTGGCGTTCGCGTAGCTTCAAGACTTTCGGATCTTTAGTTTTACCCTCAACCCCACAGTTCCAAGATCGATTGTGACTTTCGCCATCGCGATTGCCCTCACTGTTGGCTTCATTATGTTTGTGGTTATAGCTAACTAGATCATTTAGCGTAAACCCATCGTGGGCAGTAATGAAGTTGATACTGGCGTGGGGCCGTCGACCATTGAGTTTATAGAGGTCCGAGCTGCCAGTCAGACGATAGGCAAACTCGGCTAAGAGACTATCATTGCCGCGCCAGAAGTCACGCACGGTGTCGCGATATTTGCCGTTCCACTCGGACCACAGCAGCGGGAAGTTGCCCACATGGTAGCCCCCTTCGCCGATGTCCCAAGGCTCGGCAATCAGTTTGACATTCGCCAAAACCGGATCTTGGTGCACGATGTCGAAAAATGAGGCCAGCCGATCGACGGAATACAGTTCCCGGGCCAAGACCGTCGCCAGGTCAAACCGGAAGCCATCAACATGCATTTCCAGCACCCAATAGCGCAGGCTATCCATAATCAGTTTCAGCACCTGGGGACTGCGCACGTTTAAGGAGTTGCCACAGCCCGTAAAGTCCATGTATTTGCTCGGGTCATCTTCCATGACGCGATAGTAGGTACTGTTATCGATGCCTTTGAGCGACAGGGTGGGGCCCATATGGTTGCCTTCCCCGGTGTGGTTGTACACCACATCCAGAATCACCTCGATGCCCGCTTTATGTAGGGCCTTAACCATCGATTTGAACTCTTGCACCTGATTTTCCGGCTTACTGGAGACGTAGCCATAGTGCGGGGCCAAGTAGGCGATCGAATCATAGCCCCAGTAATTCTTCAGGCCCGTATCCGCTAAATGTCCCGGCTGTGAGAGGAAATGATGCACGGGCATCAGCTCGATCGCCGTAATCCCCAAGGACTGAAGATGGGAAATAGCCGCTGGGTGGGCCAGTCCTGCGTAGGTGCCGCGTAATTTCTTGGGAATATCGGGATGGAGCTTAGTGAACCCTTTGACGTGGGTTTCGTAGATCAGGGTTTCATGCCAGGGCGTATCGAGTAGCTTGTCGCCTTCCCAATCGAAGGCTTCATCGACCACCAGGGCTTTGGGGACCAAGTGGGCGTCATTAGTGACGGAAAAGGATAAATCGGCATCTTCGTGCTCGAGGGTGTAACCAAAAATCTCGGGGCCAAACCCAATTTCACTATCGAGGGCTTTGGCGTAGGGGTCAATCAGGAGCTTGTTGGGGTTAAACCGATGTCCTGCTTCTGGGGCGTGAGGGCCATGGACACGGAAGCCATAGCGTTGTCCCGGGCCAATCGCCGGAATATAACCATGCCACACAAAGTTAATCACTTCCTTGAGTTCTACCCGGGTTTCGCGGCCTTTCTTATCGAAGAGACAGAGTTCAACACCGGTTGCATGTTCCGAAAACAAGGCGAAATTCGTGCCTTTGCCATCCCAGTTTGCGCCTAATGGATAGGGTTTGCCGGGCCAAAGTGATAAATACATGATTTCCCCTAGAGCGATCGCAATGCGTTACCTGGCCCAGTCATGCTGTCGTCGTCAGTCATGATCCAGAGCAAACCAACCTAGCCTAACAATTAAAACGGATGCCAACTCATGCTGACACCCGTTTAAATTCGGAAGCTATCCATTATTCATGGTGGCGAAGATCGCCCAACCCACAAACGTTTATCTGCCCAGTACTTCCACAGACACTGGCGCAACGCCCGAGGCCTTTAGGCCAATCCGAGCAGCGGCACCTGCGGATAGATCGATAATCCGCCCCCCGGCATAAGGTCCGCGATCGTTAATTCGCACGATCACGGCGCGGCCTGTGTACTGGTTTGTGACCCGGACACGGGTGCCGAAACGTAAAAATGGATGTGCGGCTGTGATGCCGTACTGGTTGTAACGTTCGCCATTAGCTGTCAGGCGACCGTGGAAACCAGGGCCATACCAGGAGGCTTGGCCACGATAGACGCGTGTAACACGGCCACCAGCGCTAACACTACGGCGCCGGGGCGTCGCGATCACGGGCTTCGGCTTACCTTCAACCGTTTTAATCGGCTTGACCTCACCGTTGCTCAACAAGCGGCGGAGACGGTTAGCAATCAGCAACGCATCTTGCTCAGCGCTCCGAGTCGTTTTAGCGTAGGTCGTGTTTTTGTCAATTGTGGCGATCGGCAATTTGCCCGCGGTCACCACATACTGGCCTTTGCGCGTCTTTTTATTGCCTTGCCAAACGACCTTGATCCCTTGGGCAGAATCACCGGCTTGGTAAAGCTGGTCAAGCTGCGCGGCAATTGATTCTGCCTGGGATGGGGCAGTGCGGTTCGATTGTGCGGAATTCTCTGTGGCCGGAGCGGTATTGCTAACCAGCTGTGTCTGATTGGCCGCAGTGGGGGCCTGATCGTTGAGGAAAGTCAAAATTGGAAGATTGCGAACGTACAGCGTTGCTGCTTGCTTCCCTTTGATTTGGTGGTTGTGGATCTTGACGATGGAGGCAGCCTTTTGAGCGGCTTGGCTCACTCGTACAGTTGCACCCTGATCAGCCGTAGCAGTTTTGACGCTTTGAGCCGATGTTTGTGACATCCCTGGCTTTGCTTCTGAACTAACCGCTGTGATGCACAGCAAGGCAGCCAGAACGCTGCTAAGTCTATAGGAAATCATATTTTGTATGGTGAGTGGTCAAAATCGTGTCACGAGTGACTCGAGCAGGACAGCGATGAAAAGTCGGTGTGACACGTTACATGTCGCGACCAAATCATTCGCAGATCTACCGTTTAGCGCCGCTCAGCGTCTCCCGACGCAACTCTCGGACTCGATCCGTTGTTCATCGATAACTGACAAACGAAAATTACACTAGCATGAAGTTTTGAAACACAACAGCGGATCCTTATCGGCCAAATGTAGCAATTCAAACAAACTTCATACTCGTCTTACGCACCCAGCGGTAATAGTAGCAATGGTTCCCCTCGTTCCGGGAAAAATCTTCGCAGAGAAAGGTTCATGAACCCTTAATTCATATCCGCCAGGGTTTTTACGCTTTCGTTACAATTAAAAGATTGGCACAATATTGCTTGACGGATCCGATTTCGGCGTAAATTAGGCGCGATTTTCGGGCGGTAAAACGCGATTTAGGATTGATTTCAGTCAATCGATCGCAGTGGATAATTTAGGGATTAAATCGTTTACGGAGTTGAATGATTGATTACCGATCGGAGGTTTTCGGGGCACGGTACAATACGGGACTGTTCCTCGGGGAGGCCAAAGTTGGCGGTATGGACTACAAATCAGCAGGCGTCGATGTCGAAGCAGGGCGCGATTTTGTGCGGCGGATCAAAAGCCGCGTTGAGAGCACCTATCGGCCGGAAGTGCTCGGTAATTTAGGTGGTTTTAGCGGTCTATTTAGTTTGCCGACGGGCTACCAGGAACCTGTATTGGTGTCGGGGACCGATGGTGTGGGGACGAAGCTACGGTTAGCCCATCAGATGCAAAAGCACGACACTGTCGGCATTGATCTCGTGGCCATGTGCGTCAACGATGTCTTGACCTGCGGAGCAGAGCCACTGTTTTTCCTCGATTATTTGGCCACGGGGCATTTAGAGCCAGCAGAACTGGCGCAAGTTGTTGACGGCGTGGCTACCGGTTGTCAACAAGCCGGTTGTGCGTTGTTAGGCGGTGAGACGGCTGAAATGCCCGGCTTTTACCAACCGCAAGAATATGACTTAGCGGGCTTTTGTGTGGGCATCGTCGATCGGCCCAAAGTGCTCGATGGGTCTAAGATTGCGGTGGGGGATGCCGTGATTGGGCTCGCCAGTAGCGGTGTCCATAGCAATGGATTTAGTCTTGTCCGCAAAATTGTGGAAGAGAAGGCTTATACCTGGGGCAGTCATATTAAAGGGCCAGAGGGTCAAACCTTGGGGGAAGTGTTGCTAACGCCGACCCAGATTTATGTCAAACCAATTCATGCGGCATTGAAAGCCGGATTGACGATTCACGGCATGGCGCATATTACCGGCGGTGGCTTGCCAGAAAACTTGCCCCGGTGTTTGAGTGATACCCAATCTGTCCAGATCGATCCACAGTCCTGGGAACCACTACCAATCTTCCAATGGTTGGAGCAAGAAGGTCATGTCCCGATCGTCGATATGTATAACACCTTTAATATGGGCATCGGTTTTGTCGTGATTGTGCCGAACGAACAGGCATCGGCGACATTGGAATTTTTCCAAGCCCAGGATATTATCGCCAATCAAATTGGCACGATTATTGAAGGTAAGGGTGAAGTTCTCGGCTTACCAACTTAAACAAACCGACAATCCTAAAACAACCTCTAAAAACAACACTGTGGTCAAAACCCGTAAACAATTTGGTCAACACTGGCTGAAAAGCGAAAAAGCACTCGAGAAAATTGTCGCAACTGCCCAACTTCATGCGACCGATCGGGTGCTGGAGATTGGCCCTGGCACTGGGGTTTTGACTCGTCAGATGTTGCCCCAAGCACATTCAGTCGTGGCCGTGGAAGTCGATCGTGACCTTTGTGCCTTACTGGCGAAAAAGCTGGGTAAAGCCCAAAACTTTTTACTGCTTCAGGGCGATTTTTTGACCCTGGATGTCAATGAATTACTAGTGCCGCCCTTTGAGTCGCCCAATAAGGTTGTGGCAAATATTCCCTACAACATCACCGGCCCAATTATTGAAAAGCTGCTGGGGACGATCGCGCAACCCGCGGCGCAGTCCTACGAGGCAATCGTGCTACTGGTGCAGAAGGAAGTCGCACTGCGCATTTGTGCCCGGGCAAACAATCATAATTTCGGGGCGCTATCGGTGCGGGTACAATATTTAGCCGAGGCAGAATTTGTGTTCGATGTTCCAGCCAAAGCGTTTCAGCCACCGCCCAAAGTTGATTCGGCAGTGATTCGGTTGACGCCAAGACCCATTGCACAACCCGCCAAAGATCCGAAACATATGGCCCGGATTCTCAAAATGGGCTTTGCCACGCGGCGGAAAATGCTGCGGAATAACCTTAAAAGTCTGATTCCGCCCGATGATCTGAATCCGATTCTGGAAGAGTTGGGCTTGAAGGCCAACGATCGAGCAGAAAATTTGAACGTCGAGGATTGGGTACGCTTGAGCGATCGGCTACTCGCCGATAATGCGACTAACTAATTATTCACAAGCCAACTTATCCGGTCGATAACGCTAGAAACTATAACCAAACCCAGCCTTTGCCACCCCCGTCTCTAACTCCGTGAGATAGTCAAATCCGCCATAGATCACCGTTTTCCCAAACTTGGCCTCCGCTCCGACCTGCACCACAGGCGTCGTTTTTTCGTCAATGTGAACGCCGCCGCCAATGTATGCGCCCACATTCGGGATAATCGACAAATCGTAAGTCCCCGTCGCCTGCACACTAAGGTTATTCAGATAAATCGAGGTGCGGGCCGAAATCGGTAGCACTGGCAGGCGATAGCGGGCATCGATTGATGACTGAAACTCCACATCATCAGTTTCTTTGAAGCGTAGCGCGTCCGGCTTCACTTCAAAGGTTTTGGTCATCCCACTGAAAGCACCAGCGGCAGTTCCTCCAACATAATTGGCAGGCATTTTCGCCTGTGCCTGGGGCGCGATGGTGATGATCGCACAGCTAACGATAATTGCAGTAATTGTCAGTCGCTGAAAACGCATAGGTGATTTTCCCTGAATAACTAAATCGGATGCATCATTCCCCGAGGCGACTATCTCAACAATCAATCTCGATCGATCCACCCGGTTATTGTTCTAGTTTCACTATCAGACAAAGGGATCAGGAAAGTCTGCAATCGTGAACAAAAAAAGTCCGTTGGCCCTCTGCTTGAACCAACGGAGTAATTGAGTAAAAGCTCTCACGCTATGCGTCCGCACCGGGTGATCGGGATATTCTGAACGTAATTTGACAGGGCGCAACACATCCCACATAAGTCATCACATCACCCACAAGTCACCGCATCACCCACAACCCTACGGCCTCGCACCTAGCCACCGGCGATCGCCGGGACAATGCTGACTTCATCACCATCTTGCAGGGCGGTAGCTTCGCCATCGAGGAACCGAATATCTTCACTATTGAGATAGAAATTCACAAACCGGCGGAGTTTGCCACTGTCATCGCAAAGACGCCCCTTAATGCCTGGCGCATTGGCTTCGAGTGAATCAATTAATTCTTGGATGGTGGTGCCATCACATTCAATTGTTGCCTGATCGTGAGTCAGTTTTTGCAACGGTGTGGGAATTAAAACTTTTACAGCCATGTTAGTCACCTAATGAATCGTAAATCAGAACGGAGAAATATCGTCAGGCGAGCTTCGCTCAGGTCATTCTCCCACGAACCTCTAGCCGTCAAGGGTAGGAGTTATCAGGCCAAAACCGGCTGTTTCCCCAATTGGTCAAGCGGCTGTGCCTGTTTTAATGCCTGCTCAAAACTCTCTAGCTGCGGCTCGATTGTTAATGGTGCACCAATTTTTCCGTGAACGGCTTCTTGGGTCTTCAAACCATTGCCCGTGATGTAAACCACGGTAGTTTCATCCGGGCTAATTTTACCGGCCTCTACCAGTTTCTTGAGCGTAGCGATTGTTGTCCCGCCCGCCGTTTCGGTAAAAATGCCTTCGGTTTCGGCCAAGAGCTTCATGGCATCAATGATTTCGGCGTCGGTGACATCTTCAATATTGCCGTTGGTCTTGCGGGCCAACTCCAGTGCGTAAACACCGTCAGCGGGGTTACCGATCGCCAGCGATTTCGCCACCGTATCGGGTTTCACCGGGGTGATGAAATCACGGCCCTGCTTAAATGCGGTGGCGATCGGGTTACAACCTGCCGCCTGCGCACCGCTGAAACGCACTGCTTTATCCTCAACCAAGCCGACTTCGACAAATTCGCGGAAGCCCTTATAAATCTTGGTAAACAGTGAACCGGAGGCAAGCGGTGCCACAACGTGATCCGGCAATTGCCAATCTAGTTGCTCGGCGACTTCATAAGCCAAGGTTTTGGAGCCTTCCGAATAGTAGGGGCGTAAGTTGATATTCACAAAACCCCAGCCGTGAGTATTGGCAACTTCTGAGCAAAGACGATTAACTTGGTCATAGTTGCCATTCACCGCCATCAGTGTGGGGTTATAAATTAAGGTCCCCAGCACTTTCCCCGCTTCGAGATCCGCCGGAATAAAAACACAGCAGTCTAAACCCGCGTGGGCCGCAATCGCCGCAGTCGAGTTGGCCAAGTTGCCGGTACTCGCACAGGAAACAGTAGAAAAACCCAGTTCACGGGCACGAGTCAAAGCAACGGACACAACGCGATCTTTGAAGCTGAGCGTTGGCATATTCACCGCATCATTTTTGATGTAGAGGTTCTTCAGCCCCAAATGCTGTGCCAGACGGTTGGCTTTAATTAACGGCGTCATCCCGGTACCAACATCGATCGGATGATCTGATTCAACGGGTAAGAAATCCTTATACCGCCAGATCGAGTGGGGACCGGACTGAATTTTTTCGCGGCTCACGTTGCGCTTGATTTTGGCGTAGTCGTACTTCACTTCCAAGGGGCCAAAGCACATTTCGCAAACATGGGTGGCCTGCGCGGCGTACTCTGTACCGCACTCTTTGCATCTGAGTCCCGCGATCGCGGTCAGGCTGGCGGATAAAACTGGGGTCGCGGTCATGTCACATCTCCCAACTGAGGAAAGGGTCTTCGTCGCCGTCACACAAGCCCGAGTCGGACATTGCGCTTGAAGTTGGAACGATGCTAGCACGATGAAAAAAATCGACCAAGCATACCCGATTAAACTAGTCGGATATACCTATAAATTCTCACAAAAGCTATTCCGCAGCCGTTTCAGCCGACCCATCAACCGCCACTCACAGGTGGGATCAAAACGACTTCATCACCATCTTCGAGGCGATGCTCTGGCTTCACCTGCTCCAGGTTGACGCCAAACTGAGTCAGATGACGCCAGGGTTCAAGCGTTGGATATTGTTCGAGGAGACGATCGCGGACAGTGGCTACCGAAGAATTCGCCGGTAACGTCAATTCGATTTCCGGCGTTTGCAAGGTTTCTTGGTAGATAGCGAAGAGTTTGACGGTAACGATTATTTGATTGGCCATAGAAAAATCTGGGGGATTTACATACAGAAAATTTACACACAGAGCCGATTAGTTCACAGTACAGATTATTGGTAATCAGGTTATCGGCAGTACAATAGAGAGAAATTGGGGTAACAAATCATCCAGTTGTTTGCTGCTTCAATCACTTCCCTGTCTCTATGATCTATTGTCTTAATCCAGAATGTAAACAGCCTGTGAATGTCGCTGGCGATTCCCATTGTGCAAGTTGTGGCTTGCCTTTGGCGGCGTTGTTGCGACGGCGTTACCGGATTCAGAAGCAACTGGGCCGGGGTGGGTTTGGTAAAACTTTTTTGGCCGTCGATGAGGATCGCTTGCAAGCGAAATGCGTGATTAAGCAGTTTTCGCCGCAGCTGAAAGGCACAGACGCCATGGAAAAAGCCGTGCGGCTGTTTGAGCAAGAAGCAATTCGCCTCGATGAATTGGGCGAACATCCCCAAATTCCAACGCTGCTAGCCTATTTTGAACAAGACCAACGCTTGTATCTAGTGCAGCAATTTGTTGAAGGGAAAACGCTCGTGCAGGAGTTGGCGGAGGAGGGTGCGTTTGACGAAAAGAAGATTCGGGAGGTGCTCAGCGGCATCTTGCCGATTTTACAGTTCGTACATGATCATAATGTGATTCACCGCGATATTACACCGGCAAATATCATTCGGCGGGAAATCGATAACCAGTTGGTACTCATTGATTTTGGGGTGGCAAAGCTCCTAACGGAGCATACGTTTGGCTTGCCCGGAACCAAGATTGGGACGGAAGGCTATGCACCGATCGAACAGTTGCGGAATGGGAAAGCCTATCCAGCCAGCGATTTATACAGCTTAGGGGCGACTTGTTTATATTTACTGACGCGGACGAAACCCGAAGAACTATACGATCCTTTGCGCGGGCGATGGTTATGGCGCGATAACCTCGCTGCACGTCAGACATCAATTAGTGATGGGATCGGTCAGATCTTGGATGTGTTAGTGCGCGATTTAGTCGCAGAACGGTTTCAAGATGCGCCGGATGCGCTGCAAGCATTAAGTGTTGCCTTGAAGCAGCCCGCCGTGGCACAGCCTGTCCGTCGATCGCCAGCGCCTGGAATGCCACCATCATTGCCAAACTCCCAGGAGACCATAGCTCAGCGCACTCCTGTCCCACCGCCGAATATTGCGCTCTCATCGCAGCCATCAAAACCGGTTGCGCAATCACGCAATGTCACCCAGATTGATCCACCCACGGGTAGCGCCCGATCGCAGGCACGTACCGACAATGCCGCAACTGCTAATCCCACGGCTCAATCCGTGAGTGGCGATCGGCGCAGTGGGCTGAGTGGCATCAATCAGCCACCCACTTCCCGTCAACATGGATCAGGGCAATCGGCTACAGCGACACCACGCTCCAATCAACCGCAATCGCGGCAAATCTCAGCCAAGCCACCGCAATCGCCGCCAGCACCATCGCCGCCACCCAAGTCGAGCCAACCCAAGTCAGGACAACCTCAATCGAGTCAACCCATCTCACAACCAACAACCGGCATCCGCACATCACCGCCTTTACAACCCATTTCACATCCAGTGACGGTGCAGCCGGTATCCCAAGCCTACTCGGGATCACTGGGAGCCAGTGTCGATAAATATCCTTGTTTAACCAATCTCAAGGGGCATTCGTCTTGGGTCTTAGCCCTGGCCGTGAGTCCGGATGCGCGCACCGTCGTCAGTGGGGGCTTAGACGATCGCATCATTATCTGGGATCTCCAAAGTGGCCAAGCGCGGTTAGTGATTAATGATGCCCATAGTAAACCAATTAACAGCTTGGCCATTACTCCGGATGGCCACCAACTCGTCAGCGGCAGTGATGATGACACACTGAAAGTATGGCAGTTATCGAATGGCCAGTTGGTGCGCGTGATTACTGGTCATACGCGGGATGTCAACGCCGTGACGATTACACCGGATGGTCAATTTATTGTGAGCGGCAGTGAAGACCGCACCGTGGCGGTGTGGCGCTTAGCCACAGGAGAGCGTCTACGCAACTTTGCAGGCGTGAAGGCGCTGATTAAGGCGACGGCCATGAGTGTGAATGGCGAATATGTGGCAGCCGGGGGATCGGATAATTTAATTCAGGTGTGGAATCTGAACGCGGGCACCTTAGTCCAGACCTTGCAGGGCCATTTGAGTTCGATTCAATCCTTGGCCGTCAGTGCGGAAGGTCGGTTTGTTGTGAGTGGCAGCAAGGATCGGACAATTCGGATTTGGATTCCCAAGACCGGTGAATCAGTGCGGACGCTGGTCAAACATTTGGATGCCGTAAATGCCGTAGCCGTGACGCCCGACAGTCGTTATATCATTAGCGGTAGTGCAGATAAAACATTGCGCGTGTGGCGCTTACCAACCGGTGAACTCGTCAGCACGTTGAATCAGCATACCGGTGCAGTCAACGCGATCGCCATCAGCCCCAATCAGCGGTGGTTCGTTTCGGGTGGGTCAGATGGCCAGATTTACGTGTGGCAGTTGGCCGCGAATACAGGCTATTGATGCGGTGACACCACTCATTCAGGGTGGTTGACCGTATGGTGCTGAAGCCAACCAAAACATTACAGAACTCAGCGAGAACATCTCGTTTAAACCATTGCGGGAAAGGA contains:
- the glgX gene encoding glycogen debranching protein GlgX, encoding MYLSLWPGKPYPLGANWDGKGTNFALFSEHATGVELCLFDKKGRETRVELKEVINFVWHGYIPAIGPGQRYGFRVHGPHAPEAGHRFNPNKLLIDPYAKALDSEIGFGPEIFGYTLEHEDADLSFSVTNDAHLVPKALVVDEAFDWEGDKLLDTPWHETLIYETHVKGFTKLHPDIPKKLRGTYAGLAHPAAISHLQSLGITAIELMPVHHFLSQPGHLADTGLKNYWGYDSIAYLAPHYGYVSSKPENQVQEFKSMVKALHKAGIEVILDVVYNHTGEGNHMGPTLSLKGIDNSTYYRVMEDDPSKYMDFTGCGNSLNVRSPQVLKLIMDSLRYWVLEMHVDGFRFDLATVLARELYSVDRLASFFDIVHQDPVLANVKLIAEPWDIGEGGYHVGNFPLLWSEWNGKYRDTVRDFWRGNDSLLAEFAYRLTGSSDLYKLNGRRPHASINFITAHDGFTLNDLVSYNHKHNEANSEGNRDGESHNRSWNCGVEGKTKDPKVLKLRERQRRNMLATLLLSQGVPMLLSGDEMGKTQNGNNNAYCQDTELSWVDWNLPEENEVLLDFTRQLIDFRRKHPIFRRRKWFQGRAIHGSEVHDIAWFNIDGTEMNEEQWQEGAIKSIAIFLNGEEIATPNDRGERLIDDSFLMLFNAHAEPLEFSLPADMQTWEWRTIIDTTKPRFVRRGKHYMHDQVIAVEPRSFVMLKRLGRVSSEDDD
- a CDS encoding protein kinase domain-containing protein, coding for MIYCLNPECKQPVNVAGDSHCASCGLPLAALLRRRYRIQKQLGRGGFGKTFLAVDEDRLQAKCVIKQFSPQLKGTDAMEKAVRLFEQEAIRLDELGEHPQIPTLLAYFEQDQRLYLVQQFVEGKTLVQELAEEGAFDEKKIREVLSGILPILQFVHDHNVIHRDITPANIIRREIDNQLVLIDFGVAKLLTEHTFGLPGTKIGTEGYAPIEQLRNGKAYPASDLYSLGATCLYLLTRTKPEELYDPLRGRWLWRDNLAARQTSISDGIGQILDVLVRDLVAERFQDAPDALQALSVALKQPAVAQPVRRSPAPGMPPSLPNSQETIAQRTPVPPPNIALSSQPSKPVAQSRNVTQIDPPTGSARSQARTDNAATANPTAQSVSGDRRSGLSGINQPPTSRQHGSGQSATATPRSNQPQSRQISAKPPQSPPAPSPPPKSSQPKSGQPQSSQPISQPTTGIRTSPPLQPISHPVTVQPVSQAYSGSLGASVDKYPCLTNLKGHSSWVLALAVSPDARTVVSGGLDDRIIIWDLQSGQARLVINDAHSKPINSLAITPDGHQLVSGSDDDTLKVWQLSNGQLVRVITGHTRDVNAVTITPDGQFIVSGSEDRTVAVWRLATGERLRNFAGVKALIKATAMSVNGEYVAAGGSDNLIQVWNLNAGTLVQTLQGHLSSIQSLAVSAEGRFVVSGSKDRTIRIWIPKTGESVRTLVKHLDAVNAVAVTPDSRYIISGSADKTLRVWRLPTGELVSTLNQHTGAVNAIAISPNQRWFVSGGSDGQIYVWQLAANTGY
- the thrC gene encoding threonine synthase gives rise to the protein MTATPVLSASLTAIAGLRCKECGTEYAAQATHVCEMCFGPLEVKYDYAKIKRNVSREKIQSGPHSIWRYKDFLPVESDHPIDVGTGMTPLIKANRLAQHLGLKNLYIKNDAVNMPTLSFKDRVVSVALTRARELGFSTVSCASTGNLANSTAAIAAHAGLDCCVFIPADLEAGKVLGTLIYNPTLMAVNGNYDQVNRLCSEVANTHGWGFVNINLRPYYSEGSKTLAYEVAEQLDWQLPDHVVAPLASGSLFTKIYKGFREFVEVGLVEDKAVRFSGAQAAGCNPIATAFKQGRDFITPVKPDTVAKSLAIGNPADGVYALELARKTNGNIEDVTDAEIIDAMKLLAETEGIFTETAGGTTIATLKKLVEAGKISPDETTVVYITGNGLKTQEAVHGKIGAPLTIEPQLESFEQALKQAQPLDQLGKQPVLA
- the purM gene encoding phosphoribosylformylglycinamidine cyclo-ligase — translated: MIDYRSEVFGARYNTGLFLGEAKVGGMDYKSAGVDVEAGRDFVRRIKSRVESTYRPEVLGNLGGFSGLFSLPTGYQEPVLVSGTDGVGTKLRLAHQMQKHDTVGIDLVAMCVNDVLTCGAEPLFFLDYLATGHLEPAELAQVVDGVATGCQQAGCALLGGETAEMPGFYQPQEYDLAGFCVGIVDRPKVLDGSKIAVGDAVIGLASSGVHSNGFSLVRKIVEEKAYTWGSHIKGPEGQTLGEVLLTPTQIYVKPIHAALKAGLTIHGMAHITGGGLPENLPRCLSDTQSVQIDPQSWEPLPIFQWLEQEGHVPIVDMYNTFNMGIGFVVIVPNEQASATLEFFQAQDIIANQIGTIIEGKGEVLGLPT
- a CDS encoding MoaD/ThiS family protein encodes the protein MAVKVLIPTPLQKLTHDQATIECDGTTIQELIDSLEANAPGIKGRLCDDSGKLRRFVNFYLNSEDIRFLDGEATALQDGDEVSIVPAIAGG
- a CDS encoding MoaD/ThiS family protein, which gives rise to MANQIIVTVKLFAIYQETLQTPEIELTLPANSSVATVRDRLLEQYPTLEPWRHLTQFGVNLEQVKPEHRLEDGDEVVLIPPVSGG
- the rsmA gene encoding 16S rRNA (adenine(1518)-N(6)/adenine(1519)-N(6))-dimethyltransferase RsmA; this encodes MVKTRKQFGQHWLKSEKALEKIVATAQLHATDRVLEIGPGTGVLTRQMLPQAHSVVAVEVDRDLCALLAKKLGKAQNFLLLQGDFLTLDVNELLVPPFESPNKVVANIPYNITGPIIEKLLGTIAQPAAQSYEAIVLLVQKEVALRICARANNHNFGALSVRVQYLAEAEFVFDVPAKAFQPPPKVDSAVIRLTPRPIAQPAKDPKHMARILKMGFATRRKMLRNNLKSLIPPDDLNPILEELGLKANDRAENLNVEDWVRLSDRLLADNATN
- a CDS encoding septal ring lytic transglycosylase RlpA family protein is translated as MSQTSAQSVKTATADQGATVRVSQAAQKAASIVKIHNHQIKGKQAATLYVRNLPILTFLNDQAPTAANQTQLVSNTAPATENSAQSNRTAPSQAESIAAQLDQLYQAGDSAQGIKVVWQGNKKTRKGQYVVTAGKLPIATIDKNTTYAKTTRSAEQDALLIANRLRRLLSNGEVKPIKTVEGKPKPVIATPRRRSVSAGGRVTRVYRGQASWYGPGFHGRLTANGERYNQYGITAAHPFLRFGTRVRVTNQYTGRAVIVRINDRGPYAGGRIIDLSAGAAARIGLKASGVAPVSVEVLGR